From one Lemur catta isolate mLemCat1 chromosome 5, mLemCat1.pri, whole genome shotgun sequence genomic stretch:
- the SRA1 gene encoding steroid receptor RNA activator 1 isoform X2 has protein sequence MTRCPAGRAEVAMAELYVKPGNQERGWNDPPQFSYGLQTQAGGPKRTPLTKRVAAPQDGSPRVPTSETSGLPAMGPPPPSSKVPRPPPVGSCPAFGVEPTSFPVESEALMEDVLGPLEQALEDCRGHTRKQVCDDISRRLALLQEQWAGGKLSMPVKKRMAILVRELSNHQWDAADDIHRSLMVDHVTEVSQWMVGVKRLIAEKRSLSAEEEANEEKSAATAEENQTIPGFQQAP, from the exons ATGACGCGCTGCCCCGCTGGCCGTGCGGAAGTGGCGATGGCGGAGCTGTACGTGAAGCCGG GCAACCAGGAGCGCGGCTGGAACGACCCGCCGCAGTTCTCATACGGGCTGCAGACCCAGGCTGGCGGGCCCAAGCGCACGCCACTCACCAAGAGGGTCGCCGCTCCCCAGGATGGATCCCCCAGAG TCCCCACCTCAGAGACTTCTGGGCTTCCCGCAATGGGGCCTCCACCTCCTTCAAGTAAGGTTCCCAGGCCCCCACCTGTGGGGAGTTGTCCTGCCTTTGGTGTGGAGCCCACAAGTTTCCCAGTTGAGTCTGAAGCTCTGATGGAGGATGTGCTGGGACCTTTGGAACAGGCATTGGAGGATTGCCGTGGCCACACGAGG AAGCAGGTATGTGATGACATCAGTCGACGCCTGGCACTGCTGCAGGAACAGTGGGCTGGAGGGAAGTTGTCAATGCCTGTAAAGAAGAGGATGGCTATACTAGTGCGAG AGCTTTCAAACCACCAGTGGGATGCAGCAGATGACATCCACCGCTCACTCATGGTTGACCATGTGACTGAGGTCAGTCAATGGATGGTGGGAGTTAAAAGATTAATTGCGGAAAAGAGGAGCCTGTCTGCAGAGGAGGAGGCCAATGAAGAGAAATCTGCTGCCACAGCTGAGGAGAACCAGACCATACCAGGCTTCCAGCAGGCTCCATAA
- the SRA1 gene encoding steroid receptor RNA activator 1 isoform X1 codes for MGSHASARRPSGRPGNDALPRWPCGSGDGGAVREAGQPGARLERPAAVLIRAADPGWRAQAHATHQEGRRSPGWIPQRQVGFNQESWTIGGDKGVPTSETSGLPAMGPPPPSSKVPRPPPVGSCPAFGVEPTSFPVESEALMEDVLGPLEQALEDCRGHTRKQVCDDISRRLALLQEQWAGGKLSMPVKKRMAILVRELSNHQWDAADDIHRSLMVDHVTEVSQWMVGVKRLIAEKRSLSAEEEANEEKSAATAEENQTIPGFQQAP; via the exons ATGGGGAGCCACGCCTCTGCGCGCCGGCCGAGCGGCCGCCCCGGAAATGACGCGCTGCCCCGCTGGCCGTGCGGAAGTGGCGATGGCGGAGCTGTACGTGAAGCCGG GCAACCAGGAGCGCGGCTGGAACGACCCGCCGCAGTTCTCATACGGGCTGCAGACCCAGGCTGGCGGGCCCAAGCGCACGCCACTCACCAAGAGGGTCGCCGCTCCCCAGGATGGATCCCCCAGAG GCAAGTTGGCTTTAACCAGGAAAGTTGGACAATAGGAGGTGATAAAGGAG TCCCCACCTCAGAGACTTCTGGGCTTCCCGCAATGGGGCCTCCACCTCCTTCAAGTAAGGTTCCCAGGCCCCCACCTGTGGGGAGTTGTCCTGCCTTTGGTGTGGAGCCCACAAGTTTCCCAGTTGAGTCTGAAGCTCTGATGGAGGATGTGCTGGGACCTTTGGAACAGGCATTGGAGGATTGCCGTGGCCACACGAGG AAGCAGGTATGTGATGACATCAGTCGACGCCTGGCACTGCTGCAGGAACAGTGGGCTGGAGGGAAGTTGTCAATGCCTGTAAAGAAGAGGATGGCTATACTAGTGCGAG AGCTTTCAAACCACCAGTGGGATGCAGCAGATGACATCCACCGCTCACTCATGGTTGACCATGTGACTGAGGTCAGTCAATGGATGGTGGGAGTTAAAAGATTAATTGCGGAAAAGAGGAGCCTGTCTGCAGAGGAGGAGGCCAATGAAGAGAAATCTGCTGCCACAGCTGAGGAGAACCAGACCATACCAGGCTTCCAGCAGGCTCCATAA
- the SRA1 gene encoding steroid receptor RNA activator 1 isoform X3 yields the protein MDPPEYRQVGFNQESWTIGGDKGVPTSETSGLPAMGPPPPSSKVPRPPPVGSCPAFGVEPTSFPVESEALMEDVLGPLEQALEDCRGHTRKQVCDDISRRLALLQEQWAGGKLSMPVKKRMAILVRELSNHQWDAADDIHRSLMVDHVTEVSQWMVGVKRLIAEKRSLSAEEEANEEKSAATAEENQTIPGFQQAP from the exons ATGGATCCCCCAGAG TACAGGCAAGTTGGCTTTAACCAGGAAAGTTGGACAATAGGAGGTGATAAAGGAG TCCCCACCTCAGAGACTTCTGGGCTTCCCGCAATGGGGCCTCCACCTCCTTCAAGTAAGGTTCCCAGGCCCCCACCTGTGGGGAGTTGTCCTGCCTTTGGTGTGGAGCCCACAAGTTTCCCAGTTGAGTCTGAAGCTCTGATGGAGGATGTGCTGGGACCTTTGGAACAGGCATTGGAGGATTGCCGTGGCCACACGAGG AAGCAGGTATGTGATGACATCAGTCGACGCCTGGCACTGCTGCAGGAACAGTGGGCTGGAGGGAAGTTGTCAATGCCTGTAAAGAAGAGGATGGCTATACTAGTGCGAG AGCTTTCAAACCACCAGTGGGATGCAGCAGATGACATCCACCGCTCACTCATGGTTGACCATGTGACTGAGGTCAGTCAATGGATGGTGGGAGTTAAAAGATTAATTGCGGAAAAGAGGAGCCTGTCTGCAGAGGAGGAGGCCAATGAAGAGAAATCTGCTGCCACAGCTGAGGAGAACCAGACCATACCAGGCTTCCAGCAGGCTCCATAA
- the APBB3 gene encoding amyloid-beta A4 precursor protein-binding family B member 3 isoform X2 translates to MLGKDYMLAIILVNCDDDLWVDQSLEGEPGLPPGWRKIRDAAGTYYWHVPSGSTQWQRPTWELGDSEDPGTGSEGIWGLRPPKGRSFSSLESSLDRSNSLSWYGEESYIQSMEPGAKCFAVRSLGWVEVPEEDLAPGKSSIAVNNCIQQLAQTCSQSQPPDGAWGEGQNMLMILKKDAMSLVNPLDHSLIHCQPLVHIRVWGVGSSKGRDFAFVAGEKDSCMLKCHVFRCDVPAKAIASALHGLCAQILSERVGVSGDAPCCSPDPICPEDLPRQVELLDAVSQAAQKYEALYMGTLPVTKAMGMDVLNEAIGTLTARGDRNTWVPTILSVSDSLMTAHPIQSFQCAAFWCQPHAGGLSEAVQAACMVQYQKCLVASAARGKAWGAQARARLRLKRTSSMDSPGGPLPLPLLKGGVGGAGAAPRKRGVFSFLDAFRLKPSLLHMP, encoded by the exons ATGCTGGGCAAGGATTACATGCTGGCCATCATTCTGGTCAACTGTGATG ATGACTTGTGGGTGGACCAGAGTCTGGAGGGGGAGCCAGGCCTGCCCCCTGGCTGGAGGAAGATCCGAGATGCTGCAGGTACTTACTATTGGCACGTACCCAGTGGTAGCACCCAGTGGCAGCGCCCAACCTGGGAACTAGGAGATTCAGAAGACCCAGGAACG GGGTCCGAGGGGATTTGGGGACTGCGGCCCCCCAAAGGGAGATCCTTCTCCAGCCTGGAGAGCTCACTGGACCGGAG TAACTCTCTGTCCTGGTATGGTGAGGAATCCTACATCCAGAGCATGGAGCCAGGAGCTAAG TGCTTTGCAGTCCGCTCTCTGGGCTGGGTAGAAGTACCCGAAGAGGACCTGGCACCGGGAAAGAGCAGTATTGCCGTCAATAACTGCATCCAGCAACTGGCCCAGACCTGCAGCCAGAGCCAGCCCCCAGATGGTGCCTGGGGTGAG GGTCAGAACATGCTGATGATCCTGAAGAAGGATGCCATGAGCCTGGTGAATCCCCTGGACCACAGTCTGATCCACTGCCAGCCTCTGGTGCACATCCGTGTATGGGGCGTGGGGAGCTCCAAGGGCCG GGACTTTGCTTTTGTGGCGGGTGAAAAAGACAGCTGTATGCTCAAGTGCCATGTGTTTCGCTGTGATGTCCCTGCCAAGGCCATTGCCAGTGCCCTACATGGGCTCTGTGCCCAG ATCTTATCAGAGCGAGTAGGGGTCAGTGGTGATGCCCCTTGCTGCTCCCCAGACCCCATCTGCCCTGAAGACCTGCCACGGCAAG TGGAGCTACTGGATGCAGTGAGCCAGGCTGCTCAGAAGTATGAGGCACTGTACATGGGGACCCTGCCAGTCACCAAAGCCATGG GCATGGATGTACTGAACGAGGCCATTGGTACCCTCACCGCCCGAGGGGACCGAAACACCTGGGTTCCCACCATACTCAGTGTGTCTGACTCTCTCATGACTGCACATCCCATTCAG AGCTTCCAGTGTGCAGCCTTCTGGTGCCAGCCCCATGCAGGTGGACTCTCCGAAGCTGTGCAGGCTGCCTGTATG GTTCAGTACCAGAAGTGTCTTGTGGCCTCTGCAGCTCGAGGCAAGGCCTGGGGTGCCCAGGCCCGGGCCCGTCTGCGGCTCAAGCGGACCAGCTCCATGGATTCCCCAGGaggtcccctgcccctccccctgctcaAAGGAGGGGTTGGCGGTGCAGGGGCAGCCCCTCGAAAGCGGGGTGTCTTCTCATTTCTTGATGCCTTCCGACTGAAACCTTCTCTGCTCCATATGCCCTAA
- the APBB3 gene encoding amyloid-beta A4 precursor protein-binding family B member 3 isoform X1, giving the protein MLGKDYMLAIILVNCDDDLWVDQSLEGEPGLPPGWRKIRDAAGTYYWHVPSGSTQWQRPTWELGDSEDPGTGSEGIWGLRPPKGRSFSSLESSLDRSNSLSWYGEESYIQSMEPGAKCFAVRSLGWVEVPEEDLAPGKSSIAVNNCIQQLAQTCSQSQPPDGAWGEGQNMLMILKKDAMSLVNPLDHSLIHCQPLVHIRVWGVGSSKGRDFAFVAGEKDSCMLKCHVFRCDVPAKAIASALHGLCAQILSERVGVSGDAPCCSPDPICPEDLPRQVELLDAVSQAAQKYEALYMGTLPVTKAMGMDVLNEAIGTLTARGDRNTWVPTILSVSDSLMTAHPIQAEASAEEEPLWQCPVRLVTFIGVGRDPHTFGLIADLGRQSFQCAAFWCQPHAGGLSEAVQAACMVQYQKCLVASAARGKAWGAQARARLRLKRTSSMDSPGGPLPLPLLKGGVGGAGAAPRKRGVFSFLDAFRLKPSLLHMP; this is encoded by the exons ATGCTGGGCAAGGATTACATGCTGGCCATCATTCTGGTCAACTGTGATG ATGACTTGTGGGTGGACCAGAGTCTGGAGGGGGAGCCAGGCCTGCCCCCTGGCTGGAGGAAGATCCGAGATGCTGCAGGTACTTACTATTGGCACGTACCCAGTGGTAGCACCCAGTGGCAGCGCCCAACCTGGGAACTAGGAGATTCAGAAGACCCAGGAACG GGGTCCGAGGGGATTTGGGGACTGCGGCCCCCCAAAGGGAGATCCTTCTCCAGCCTGGAGAGCTCACTGGACCGGAG TAACTCTCTGTCCTGGTATGGTGAGGAATCCTACATCCAGAGCATGGAGCCAGGAGCTAAG TGCTTTGCAGTCCGCTCTCTGGGCTGGGTAGAAGTACCCGAAGAGGACCTGGCACCGGGAAAGAGCAGTATTGCCGTCAATAACTGCATCCAGCAACTGGCCCAGACCTGCAGCCAGAGCCAGCCCCCAGATGGTGCCTGGGGTGAG GGTCAGAACATGCTGATGATCCTGAAGAAGGATGCCATGAGCCTGGTGAATCCCCTGGACCACAGTCTGATCCACTGCCAGCCTCTGGTGCACATCCGTGTATGGGGCGTGGGGAGCTCCAAGGGCCG GGACTTTGCTTTTGTGGCGGGTGAAAAAGACAGCTGTATGCTCAAGTGCCATGTGTTTCGCTGTGATGTCCCTGCCAAGGCCATTGCCAGTGCCCTACATGGGCTCTGTGCCCAG ATCTTATCAGAGCGAGTAGGGGTCAGTGGTGATGCCCCTTGCTGCTCCCCAGACCCCATCTGCCCTGAAGACCTGCCACGGCAAG TGGAGCTACTGGATGCAGTGAGCCAGGCTGCTCAGAAGTATGAGGCACTGTACATGGGGACCCTGCCAGTCACCAAAGCCATGG GCATGGATGTACTGAACGAGGCCATTGGTACCCTCACCGCCCGAGGGGACCGAAACACCTGGGTTCCCACCATACTCAGTGTGTCTGACTCTCTCATGACTGCACATCCCATTCAG GCAGAGGCCAGTGCAGAGGAGGAGCCATTGTGGCAGTGCCCTGTGCGCCTTGTGACCTTTATTGGTGTTGGCCGTGACCCACATACCTTTGGCCTCATTGCCGATCTGGGCCGTCAGAGCTTCCAGTGTGCAGCCTTCTGGTGCCAGCCCCATGCAGGTGGACTCTCCGAAGCTGTGCAGGCTGCCTGTATG GTTCAGTACCAGAAGTGTCTTGTGGCCTCTGCAGCTCGAGGCAAGGCCTGGGGTGCCCAGGCCCGGGCCCGTCTGCGGCTCAAGCGGACCAGCTCCATGGATTCCCCAGGaggtcccctgcccctccccctgctcaAAGGAGGGGTTGGCGGTGCAGGGGCAGCCCCTCGAAAGCGGGGTGTCTTCTCATTTCTTGATGCCTTCCGACTGAAACCTTCTCTGCTCCATATGCCCTAA
- the SLC35A4 gene encoding probable UDP-sugar transporter protein SLC35A4: MADDKDSLPKLKDLAFLKNQLEHLQRRVEDEVNSGVGQDGSLLSSPFLKGFLAGYVVAKLRASAVLGFAVGTCTGIYAAQAYAVPNVEKTLRDYLRSLRKGPD, from the exons ATGGCGGATGACAAG GATTCTCTGCCCAAGCTTAAGGACCTGGCATTTCTCAAGAACCAGCTGGAGCACCTGCAGCGGCGTGTAGAAGATGAAGTCAACAGTGGCGTGGGACAG GATGGCTCGCTGTTGTCCTCTCCATTCCTCAAGGGATTCCTGGCTGGCTATGTGGTGGCCAAACTGAGGGCATCAGCAGTGTTGGGCTTTGCCGTGGGCACCTGCACTGGCATCTACGCAGCTCAGGCATATGCCGTGCCCAACGTGGAGAAGACATTGAGGGACTATTTGCGGTCACTGCGCAAGGGGCCCGACTAG
- the LOC123637860 gene encoding probable UDP-sugar transporter protein SLC35A4, translated as MSVEDGGIPGLGRPRQARWTLMLLLSTAMYGAHAPLLALCHVDGQVPFRPSSAVLLTELTKLLLCAFSLLVGWQAWPQGAPPWRQAAPFALSALLYGANNNLVIYLQRYMDPSTYQVLSNLKIGSTALFYCLCLRHRLSARQGLAVLLLMAAGACYAAGGLQDPRNTLSGPPPAANASPMPLHITPLGLLLLILYCLISGLSSVYTELLMKQQRLPLALQNLFLYTFGVLLNLGLHAGGGPGPGLLEGFSGWAALVVLSQALNGLLMSAVMKHGSSITRLFVVSCSLVVNAVLSAALLRLQLTGAFFLATLLIGLAVRLYYGSR; from the coding sequence ATGAGTGTAGAGGACGGGGGTATACCAGGCCTGGGCCGTCCCAGGCAGGCCCGTTGGACCCTGATGCTACTCCTGTCCACTGCCATGTATGGTGCCCATGCCCCGTTGCTGGCGCTGTGCCATGTGGATGGCCAAGTGCCCTTCCGCCCCTCCTCAGCTGTGCTGCTGACTGAGCTGACCAAGCTACTGCTGTGCGCCTTCTCCCTCCTGGTGGGCTGGCAAGCATGGCCCCAGGGGGCCCCACCCTGGCGCCAGGCTGCTCCTTTTGCACTATCAGCCCTGCTCTATGGCGCTAACAACAACCTGGTGATCTATCTTCAGCGTTACATGGACCCCAGCACCTACCAGGTACTGAGCAATCTCAAGATTGGAAGCACAGCGCTGTTCTACTGCCTCTGCCTCCGGCACCGCCTCTCTGCACGCCAAGGGTTAGCAGTGCTGCTGCTGATGGCTGCAGGGGCCTGCTATGCAGCAGGTGGCCTTCAAGACCCCCGGAACACCCTTTCTGGGCCCCCTCCAGCTGCTAATGCCAGCCCCATGCCCCTGCATATCACTCCGCTGGGACTGCTGCTGCTCATCCTGTACTGCCTCATCTCAGGTTTGTCATCTGTGTACACAGAACTGCTCATGAAGCAACAGCGGCTGCCCCTGGCCCTTCAGAACCTCTTCCTCTACACTTTCGGTGTGCTTCTGAACCTAGGTCTGCATGCTGGCGgtggccctggcccaggcctccTGGAGGGTTTCTCAGGTTGGGCAGCACTTGTAGTGCTGAGCCAGGCGCTAAATGGACTGCTCATGTCAGCTGTCATGAAGCACGGCAGCAGCATCACACGCCTCTTTGTTGTGTCCTGCTCGCTGGTGGTCAATGCCGTGCTCTCAGCAGCCCTGCTGCGGCTGCAGCTCACAGGCGCCTTCTTCCTGGCCACGCTGCTCATCGGCCTGGCTGTGCGCCTGTACTATGGCAGCCGCTAG
- the LOC123638733 gene encoding uncharacterized protein LOC123638733, whose product MLLRLGQGTRDRGTCLCPLQEAEQELLARVQCALGSVGRGYSVALLLRGRETQAPRLVPQLLRTLFEEARPRGRSDPALSTLSLVQLGPSGRTRDLLSAGVENLSVLDVPPLGLVVEDASEVEVSDSRAASELYLQATEGDGRACCLLTLTMSCPGPDPPQGPEIWGVWRGALRILQLPGAPDCPLLRVLAGEVAGEEVEGSLPWIISRLLEGNNYSGLLLHLDPQGISLSLLQAALLGASGKRMEVKQVRPTLWDAVEEARARRAGLSTLRLSLLGDTLTDNGLSQLGRALRELQVVKASSQCPRSQALKGARAEGLPEPQQVTDSAASHSSGLKGELQGAGRTASLSPGLHQKNTHRDSEEQAQQVPDMALQFFLAQARRQRLREQHQIWIREKLKHLEQEEEVAGDQVKGLEEACEERQRWQQEQTVLRLQLEALEAERDAAEQDLAVLYDLHVQATRARTCHMLQVFRAWQRLWKEQAMTTGHHHRSLLAGVLQDTINLATQNQELQAQNQQLRQGADWAGAVLLDPCPGEKSGDQEAFRGSFLSPHS is encoded by the exons ATGCTGCTCAG GCTGGGACAGGGCACCCGAGACAGAGGGACGTGCCTGTGTCCCCTGCAGGAGGCAGAACAGGAGCTGCTGGCGCGTGTCCAGTGTGCACTGGGCTCTGTGGGCCGAGGGTACAGCGTGGCCCTGTTGCTCCGGGGCAGGGAAACACAGGCGCCCCGGCTGGTACCTCAG CTGCTGCGGACGCTGTTCGAGGAAGCGCGGCCGCGCGGCCGCTCTGACCCCGCGCTCAGTACGCTCAGCCTGGTGCAG CTCGGCCCCAGTGGAAGGACCCGGGACCTGCTCTCtgcaggggtggagaacctgtcGGTGCTGGATGTGCCCCCTCTGGGCTT GGTGGTGGAAGATGCCAGTGAAGTGGAGGTGTCTGACTCAAGAGCTGCCTCAGAGTTGTACTTGCAGGCCACAGAGGGTGATGGCAG GGCCTGCTGTTTGCTCACTCTCACCATGTCCTGCCCAGGGCCTGACCCTCCTCAGGGGCCTGAGATCTGGGGTGTCTGGCGAGGGGCCTTGCGGATCCTGCAGCTTCCAGGAGCCCC AGACTGCCCCCTGCTGCGGGTGTTGGCTGGTGAGGTTGCTGGTGAGGAGGTAGAGGGCTCTCTGCCCTGGATTATCTCAAGGCTTCTGGAAGGAAACAACTACAGTGGCCTACTTCTCCACCTGGACCCCCAAG GTATCTCCTTGAGTTTGCTCCAGGCTGCTCTGCTCGGGGCCTCAGGAAAGAGGATGGAGGTGAAACAGGTGAGGCCCACCCTGTGGGATGCAGTAGAAGAGGCTCGGGCCCGCCGGGCTGGCCTGAGCACCCTACGTTTAAGCCTCCTTGGGGACACTCTGACGGACAATGGTTTAAGCCAGCTGGGCAGGGCACTGAGGGAGCTACAG GTGGTAAAAGCATCAAGCCAGTGCCCAAGAAGCCAGGCGCTGAAAGGGGCCAGAGCTGAGGGGCTGCCAGAACCACAG CAGGTGACAGACTCAGCAGCAAGCCATAGCTCAGGCCTCAAGGGGGAGCTCCAAG GGGCAGGAAGAACAGCATCTCTAAGTCCTGGGCTCCACCAGAAGAATACTCATAGGGACTCTGAGGAACAG GCCCAGCAGGTCCCAGATATGGCCCTGCAGTTCTTCCTGGCCCAAGCCCGGAGGCAAAGACTGCGAGAACAGCACCAAATTTGGATCCGAGAGAAGCTCAAGCATTTGGAACAGGAAGAGGAGGTGGCAGGTGACCAGGTCAAaggcctggaggag GCCTGTGAGGAAAGGCAGAGATGGCAACAGGAGCAGACAGTGCTGAGACTCCAGCTGGAGGCCCTTGAGGCAGAGCGGGACGCCGCAGAGCAGGACCTGGCAGTCCTCTATGACCTGCACGTACAGGCCACCCGAGCTCGGACCTGCCACATGCTGCAG GTATTCCGAGCCTGGCAGAGGCTGTGGAAGGAGCAGGCCATGACCACAGGGCATCACCACCGCAGCCTGCTGGCTGGCGTCCTGCAAGACACCATCAATCTGGCCACACAGAATCAGGAACTCCAAGCCCAGAACCAGCAGCTTCGGCAGGGTGCAGACTGGGCTGGGGCAGTCTTGCTGGATCCCTGCCCTGGGGAGAAATCTGGTGATCAGGAAGCCTTCAGGGGAAGTTTCCTCTCTCCTCATTCTTGA